Proteins encoded in a region of the Clostridium beijerinckii genome:
- a CDS encoding M42 family metallopeptidase, which translates to MKLCVNKEYVLGVAKEILEFDSPTGFCFEIIDKIRDIVKELGYSFETTNKGCGIITIKGKSDEKILGLSAHVDTLGAMVRSITSDGKIKFTLLGGPIVPTLDSEYCTIRTREGKKYTGTFLSTSPAAHVFEDSSSKTRDPKNMEIRIDEEVHSKSDVQKLGICVGDFIFIDPKTTITESGFIKSRFIDDKGSVSCLMGLLELFNREKIVPKYTTKILISTYEEVGHGASYIPSDIAEMIAVDMGCIGDDLTCSEYDVSICAKDSGGPYDYNMVTKLINLAKDNELKYAVDIYPMYGSDVGAALRGGNDIRGALIGPGVHASHGMERTHYSALENTIKLLYFYLTN; encoded by the coding sequence ATGAAATTATGTGTTAATAAAGAATACGTTTTAGGAGTTGCAAAGGAGATATTAGAATTTGATAGTCCAACTGGCTTCTGCTTTGAGATAATTGATAAAATAAGAGATATAGTTAAAGAACTAGGATATAGTTTTGAAACTACCAATAAAGGTTGTGGAATAATAACTATAAAGGGTAAATCGGATGAAAAAATATTAGGATTATCTGCCCATGTAGATACGTTAGGAGCCATGGTCAGATCAATAACTTCAGATGGGAAGATAAAGTTCACTTTACTTGGAGGACCAATTGTTCCAACTTTAGACAGCGAATATTGTACAATACGAACAAGGGAAGGAAAGAAATATACAGGAACATTCTTAAGCACAAGTCCTGCAGCCCATGTTTTTGAGGATAGCTCAAGTAAAACAAGAGATCCGAAAAATATGGAAATAAGAATTGACGAAGAGGTTCATTCAAAAAGTGATGTTCAAAAGTTGGGGATTTGTGTAGGAGATTTTATATTTATTGATCCTAAAACAACAATTACTGAGAGCGGGTTTATAAAGTCAAGATTCATTGATGATAAAGGTAGTGTTTCTTGTTTAATGGGTTTATTGGAATTATTTAATAGAGAAAAAATCGTTCCTAAATATACTACAAAAATATTAATTTCAACCTATGAAGAAGTTGGACATGGAGCATCATATATACCAAGCGATATAGCTGAGATGATAGCGGTAGATATGGGATGTATTGGGGATGATTTAACTTGTAGTGAATATGATGTATCAATATGCGCTAAAGATTCAGGAGGGCCATATGATTATAATATGGTGACAAAACTAATTAATCTTGCAAAGGATAATGAGCTTAAATACGCTGTAGATATCTATCCAATGTATGGTTCGGACGTAGGAGCCGCTTTAAGAGGTGGGAATGATATACGTGGAGCATTGATAGGGCCTGGGGTTCACGCATCTCATGGGATGGAAAGGACTCATTATAGTGCTCTTGAAAACACTATTAAATTATTATATTTTTACTTAACTAATTAA
- a CDS encoding HAD family hydrolase, with protein sequence MKAFIFDMDGVIIDSEPIHFEVDMQTIRELGCNISEKELEKYVGSTNEYMYTDIKEKYNIKKSLQEIIDYKVELTKMKIIESHLEPIDGIKELLIELKNRNIPAAIASSSPKDLIDIVVSKFKLQEYFKYIISGEEVERGKPSPDIYIETSKKLGISPKECVVIEDSRNGVFAAKDAKMNCIGFKNINSGNQDLSKADIIVNSIRDIDLSNILENHII encoded by the coding sequence ATGAAAGCATTTATATTTGATATGGATGGAGTAATTATTGATAGTGAACCAATTCATTTTGAGGTGGATATGCAAACTATAAGAGAATTAGGTTGTAATATTTCGGAAAAAGAATTGGAAAAATACGTAGGATCAACAAATGAATATATGTATACGGATATAAAGGAAAAATATAATATAAAAAAATCATTGCAAGAAATAATAGATTATAAAGTAGAATTGACCAAAATGAAGATTATTGAATCTCATTTAGAGCCAATAGATGGAATCAAAGAATTGTTAATAGAATTAAAGAATAGAAATATTCCTGCTGCAATAGCATCATCATCACCTAAAGATTTAATTGATATAGTTGTATCAAAGTTTAAATTACAAGAATACTTTAAATATATTATAAGCGGAGAAGAAGTTGAAAGAGGAAAACCATCACCAGATATTTATATTGAAACATCAAAAAAATTGGGAATATCACCAAAAGAATGTGTCGTTATTGAAGATTCTAGGAATGGAGTATTTGCTGCAAAAGATGCTAAAATGAATTGTATAGGATTTAAAAATATTAACTCTGGAAATCAAGATTTATCTAAAGCAGATATAATTGTTAACTCAATTCGAGATATAGATCTAAGTAATATTCTAGAAAACCATATAATTTAA
- a CDS encoding leucine-rich repeat domain-containing protein: MRRNKVKKIAILAVFLCINSIPVITYAKDARINGEVVEKSSVEINDNWLTEEVAKQLGKKVDNLTEADFLNIKKIDLSHKRVGNNIPEEIKMLKNLEYLNLNSCYIYEDIPDYLGDLPRLTYLDLGNNQLKRLPKNITQKIVNGTYTYCDVEGNKFRLDKGWYFLKGKWCYLDRNGNRLKGTETIDGKEYQFNDDGNVKDGWESDKDKNWYYYDRMNGVIKNDWKQISGIWYYFDKDGKMQKGLQTIKGIKYFFNDNGAMATGWVKIDNSYYYFSGSGAMQYGWLTLNDKIYYLDGTSGIMASGDTVINGKKYRFSSDGSLIKNVWLDNYTYVNPSGETVNTSSNYSHSSTNYQLFKYMTNVNNQLSVDSTAVALHDGITSNNCVYFTSEALRRIGVNIPTSTANTYQLENILKNMGFVYSYDFSQIKPGDIVFTNNYTHVYIFMGWDKDGYAYIVDNQRTSFGNLVLHKRLILQDTATTDRATHFFYYPY, encoded by the coding sequence ATGCGACGCAATAAAGTAAAAAAAATAGCAATATTAGCAGTATTTTTATGTATTAATAGTATTCCAGTAATAACTTATGCAAAAGACGCAAGGATTAATGGGGAAGTTGTAGAAAAGAGTAGTGTTGAAATTAATGACAACTGGCTTACAGAAGAAGTAGCCAAGCAGTTAGGTAAAAAAGTGGACAACTTAACAGAAGCAGATTTTTTGAATATCAAAAAAATTGATTTAAGCCATAAAAGAGTTGGTAATAATATACCGGAAGAAATAAAGATGTTAAAGAATCTAGAGTATCTAAACTTAAATTCTTGCTATATATATGAAGATATTCCTGATTATTTAGGAGATTTACCTAGATTAACTTATTTAGATTTAGGAAATAATCAATTAAAGAGATTACCTAAAAATATAACTCAAAAAATAGTAAATGGTACTTATACTTATTGCGATGTTGAAGGAAATAAGTTTAGGTTAGATAAGGGATGGTATTTTTTAAAGGGTAAATGGTGCTATTTGGATAGAAATGGAAACAGGCTTAAAGGAACTGAAACTATTGATGGTAAGGAATATCAGTTCAATGACGATGGTAATGTAAAAGATGGTTGGGAAAGTGATAAGGATAAGAATTGGTACTATTATGACAGAATGAACGGTGTAATAAAGAATGACTGGAAACAGATATCTGGAATTTGGTACTATTTTGATAAAGATGGAAAAATGCAAAAAGGATTGCAGACAATAAAGGGCATTAAATATTTCTTCAATGATAATGGAGCAATGGCAACTGGATGGGTGAAGATAGATAATAGCTATTATTATTTTTCAGGATCAGGAGCAATGCAATATGGATGGTTGACTTTAAATGATAAGATTTACTATCTGGATGGTACGTCAGGCATAATGGCATCAGGGGATACGGTTATAAACGGTAAAAAATATAGATTTTCCAGTGATGGTTCATTAATTAAGAATGTATGGCTAGATAATTATACATACGTTAATCCTAGCGGTGAAACAGTGAATACTTCCTCTAATTATTCGCATTCAAGTACAAATTATCAATTGTTTAAATATATGACTAATGTGAATAATCAATTAAGCGTAGATAGTACTGCTGTTGCATTACATGACGGCATTACTAGTAATAACTGCGTGTATTTTACATCTGAAGCGTTAAGAAGAATAGGTGTTAATATACCAACTTCAACAGCAAATACATATCAGTTAGAGAACATATTAAAGAATATGGGATTTGTTTATAGTTATGATTTTTCTCAAATTAAACCAGGAGATATTGTATTTACAAATAATTATACTCATGTTTATATCTTTATGGGTTGGGACAAAGATGGATATGCTTATATTGTAGATAATCAAAGGACAAGCTTTGGAAATTTAGTACTTCATAAAAGGCTTATTCTTCAAGATACTGCAACAACAGATAGAGCGACTCATTTCTTCTACTATCCATATTAA